The Flavobacterium sp. N2270 genome contains the following window.
CCATTGCTGTTGCAAAAAGAATGATTCAAATAGGTTTGTATGATGATGCTTATGTAGTGGCTGGCGATGCAATTTCAGAATTTGTTTTATCAGGTTTCAACTCTTTTCAAGCAATGAGTAATGAGCCTTGTAAACCTTATGATAAAGAGCGAACTGGTGTAACTTTAGGCGAAGCAACTGCGGCAGTTTATATTACTTCAGATGAAAGTAAAGTAAAGAAAGGAAGCTTTAAAATTGTTGGAGATGGTGCTATTAACGATGCAAATCATATTTCTGGACCATCAAGAACAGGTGAAGGTTTATTTAGAAGTATAAATAGTGCATTAAAAGAAGCAAATTTAGAAGCCAATAAAATAGACTATATTTCTGCACACGGAACGGCAACAATGTATAACGACGAAATGGAAGCAATTGCTTTTAATCGTTTAGAATTACAAAATGTACCGGTTAATAGTTTAAAAGGATATTACGGACATACACTTGGTACATCCGGACTTTTAGAAACGGTTTTGTCAATTGAAAGTGCAAATAATAATAGGTTGATTGTTTCAAAAGGATATGTAAATTGTGGCGTTACACAACCCATAAATATTATTGAAGAAGCAAAACAATATGAAATTAAATATTTCTTAAAAACAGCTTCCGGTTTTGGAGGTTGTAATACAGCAGTATTATTTGAAAAAGCAAACTAATTTGGAACAAAATTATAAAATAGCTCAGCATTGCGTTATTGAAAATAACAAAGTATTCTTAAATGGAGTAGAGAAATTTAGTTCAACTAATGAACAATTTCCTGACTTTATTAAAGCTGCTTATAAAAACTTTAATAGTAATTATCCAAAATTTTTTAAAATGGATAATTTAAGTAAATTGTCTTTTTTAGCCGCCGATTTAATTTTGAAAGAAATAGATTTAAACGAAGAAGATAATGATATTGCGGTTGTTTTTGCAAATAAATCAGCCAGTTTAGATACAGATGTTAAATACCAAAGTTCTATAGCAAATAAGGAAGAATATTTTCCAAGTCCTGCCGTATTTGTATATACTTTACCCAATATTTGCGTGGGAGAAATAAGTATTAAACACCATTTAAAATCAGAAAATGCCTTTTTTGTTTTTGATACGTTTAATGCTGAATTTATGTATAATTATGCAACACATTTATTAAATTCAAACAAAACAAATAAAGTTTTATGCGGTTGGGTTGAATTTTTTGAAGAAAATTACAAAGCTGTTGTATATTTGGTCCAAAATAGTGGAACTTTAGAACACAATATAAAAATGATTAATACAATTTATAACAAATAAGATGGAAGCATTAAAAGCAGAATTAAAAGGGAAAATAGTTGAAGTATTAAATTTAGAAGATATTTCAGTTGATGAAATTAATGATAATGATCCATTGTTTGGTGATGGTTTAGGTTTAGATTCAATTGATGCTTTAGAATTAATTGTTCTTTTAGATAAAGATTACGGTATTAAATTAACAGATCCTAAAGAAGGAAAAACTATTTTCGAATCTATCGAAACTATGGCTGCTTACATTACGGCAAACAGAACTAAATAATTTATGGCTAAAAGAATTGCAATAACCGGAATGGGAATTATTTCTTCTATTGGTAAAACAGTAGAAGAAAATTACGATGCTTTAATTCATCAAAAAACAGGAATTTCTACTATCGAAAATATAGAAACAATCCATAAAGATGTTATTAAAGTAGGGGAAATTAAAATGACCAATCAAGAGTTAGAGCAATTATTAAATTTGCCAAAAAACAATAATTATTCTCGAACAGCTATGCTTGGAGCTTATGCAGTAGAGAAAGCGGTTGAAAATGCTCAAATTAAAGATATTAACGAATTTAAAACAGGTCTAATTTCAGCAACAAGTGTTGGTGGAATGGACATGACTGAAAAATTCTATTACGAATATTTTGAAGATGAAACTTGCCAGAAATATATTCAAGCACACGATGCTGGTGATGCAACCCATAAAATGGCCGAACATATTGGTTTAAAAGGAATTGTAACAACGGTAAGTACTGCGTGTTCATCGGCTGCAAATGCTATAATGATTGGCTCTCGATTAATTCAATCAGGTCAATTAGACAGGGTTATTGTGGGAGGAACAGATGCTTTGGCAAAATTTACCATCAACGGATTTAAAACACTAATGATTTTGTCAGACACTTATAATACTCCTTTTGACAACGAACGAAAAGGATTAAACTTAGGTGAAGCTGCTGCTTTTTTAGTATTAGAATCGGAAGAAGTAGCAAAAAAACAAAATAAGAAAGTGTTGGCTTATGTTTCGGGTTACGGAAATGCAAACGATGCTTTTCACCAAACTGCTTCATCTGAAAACGGAGAAGGTGCTTATTTAGCAATGCATAAAGCATTAAAAATGTCGGGTTTAGCAACAACTGATATCGATTATATTAATGCTCACGGAACAGCAACTCCAAACAACGATTTATCGGAAGGAAGAGCAATTGTGCGTGTTTTTGAAGATAATGTTCCCGAATTTAGTTCAACAAAACCTTATACAGGTCATACTTTGGCTGCTGCTGCTGCAATTGAAGCTGTTTATAGTGTTTTGGCTTTGCAAAATAATGTGGTTTTCCCAAATTTGAATTTCAAAAATCAAATGGAAGAATTCAATATAACACCGCAAACAACATTGAAAGAAAAAGAAATAAACCATGTTTTATCGAATTCTTTCGGATTTGGAGGTAATTGTTCAACTGTAATATTTTCAAAGAACTAATGAAGAAGTGTTATATAAACGGATTAGGAAATATTTCGGCACAAAATACATTTGAAACCGATTTTTTAGGAGATGCAGTTGTAAACAGTACAGAAAATGTTTTGTATGCAAACCAACCTTCATATAAAGAATTTATTCCTCCAGCTGCTAGCAGAAGAATGGCAAAAGGAGTCAAAATGGGAATTGCAGCTTCTACAAAAGCGTTAGCTGAAGCAAATGTAGTTATTCCAGATGCAATTATTACAGGAACTGGAATGGGTTGTGTAGAAGATTCGGAAAAGTTTTTAAAAGGAATTTTAGACAATAAAGAACAATTTTTAACGCCTACTTCTTTTATTCAATCCACTCATAATACTGTTGGTGCACAAATAGCACTTGGTTTGCAATGTAAAGGTTATAATTTTACTTATGTAAACGGAGCAATATCATTGGAAACGGCTTTGTTAGATGCTAAAATTCAAGTAGAAACTGAAGAAGAAAATACGATTCTTGTTGGTGGAATTGATGAAACAGCTCAGCATACTTTAGATTTATTTAAATTAACGAATGTTATTAAAAAAGAAGAAGATGCACCTTATAGTGTTTTAAACCCAACTTCAAAAGGAGTTGTTTTTAGCGAAGGAGCTACTTTTTTTACTTTAGAAAATTCTAAAAAGGAATCTAGTTATGCTACTATTGAAGCTATTAAAATTCAAAATAGTTTAGCAGTTAATGAAGTTGAAGATTTTATTTCAGATTTCTTAAAAGAGAACAATTGCCAAGTAAATGAAATCGATGCTGTTGTTTTTGGAAATAATGGCGATGTGGAATATGATTTTTATTATGATGTTTCTAATTCGTTATTTAAAAATACTGCACAAGTTTTTTATAAACACTTAAGTGGAGAATATAATACAGCTTCAGGATTCGGACTTTGGTGTGCTGCAAAAATTATAAAAAATCAAGAAATCCCTTCTGTTTTAAAAATGAATTTG
Protein-coding sequences here:
- a CDS encoding beta-ketoacyl-[acyl-carrier-protein] synthase family protein, encoding MAKRIAITGMGIISSIGKTVEENYDALIHQKTGISTIENIETIHKDVIKVGEIKMTNQELEQLLNLPKNNNYSRTAMLGAYAVEKAVENAQIKDINEFKTGLISATSVGGMDMTEKFYYEYFEDETCQKYIQAHDAGDATHKMAEHIGLKGIVTTVSTACSSAANAIMIGSRLIQSGQLDRVIVGGTDALAKFTINGFKTLMILSDTYNTPFDNERKGLNLGEAAAFLVLESEEVAKKQNKKVLAYVSGYGNANDAFHQTASSENGEGAYLAMHKALKMSGLATTDIDYINAHGTATPNNDLSEGRAIVRVFEDNVPEFSSTKPYTGHTLAAAAAIEAVYSVLALQNNVVFPNLNFKNQMEEFNITPQTTLKEKEINHVLSNSFGFGGNCSTVIFSKN
- a CDS encoding 3-oxoacyl-ACP synthase produces the protein MEQNYKIAQHCVIENNKVFLNGVEKFSSTNEQFPDFIKAAYKNFNSNYPKFFKMDNLSKLSFLAADLILKEIDLNEEDNDIAVVFANKSASLDTDVKYQSSIANKEEYFPSPAVFVYTLPNICVGEISIKHHLKSENAFFVFDTFNAEFMYNYATHLLNSNKTNKVLCGWVEFFEENYKAVVYLVQNSGTLEHNIKMINTIYNK
- a CDS encoding beta-ketoacyl synthase N-terminal-like domain-containing protein, with product MHKEAYITHTNCITPLGLDAFSNYNAVLEGKSGIQLHESNLMQDAFYASIIPNDIIDAAFSKISKSTDYTKLEKMFILALEPMVNKQEITSKTAFILSTTKGNIEALATTENTIEDAQLGTLADKISSFFGFKTKPIIVSNACVSGVLAIAVAKRMIQIGLYDDAYVVAGDAISEFVLSGFNSFQAMSNEPCKPYDKERTGVTLGEATAAVYITSDESKVKKGSFKIVGDGAINDANHISGPSRTGEGLFRSINSALKEANLEANKIDYISAHGTATMYNDEMEAIAFNRLELQNVPVNSLKGYYGHTLGTSGLLETVLSIESANNNRLIVSKGYVNCGVTQPINIIEEAKQYEIKYFLKTASGFGGCNTAVLFEKAN
- a CDS encoding beta-ketoacyl synthase chain length factor; translation: MKKCYINGLGNISAQNTFETDFLGDAVVNSTENVLYANQPSYKEFIPPAASRRMAKGVKMGIAASTKALAEANVVIPDAIITGTGMGCVEDSEKFLKGILDNKEQFLTPTSFIQSTHNTVGAQIALGLQCKGYNFTYVNGAISLETALLDAKIQVETEEENTILVGGIDETAQHTLDLFKLTNVIKKEEDAPYSVLNPTSKGVVFSEGATFFTLENSKKESSYATIEAIKIQNSLAVNEVEDFISDFLKENNCQVNEIDAVVFGNNGDVEYDFYYDVSNSLFKNTAQVFYKHLSGEYNTASGFGLWCAAKIIKNQEIPSVLKMNLVESSKLETILLYNQYQGRDHSLILLKKC
- a CDS encoding phosphopantetheine-binding protein, with translation MEALKAELKGKIVEVLNLEDISVDEINDNDPLFGDGLGLDSIDALELIVLLDKDYGIKLTDPKEGKTIFESIETMAAYITANRTK